In Episyrphus balteatus chromosome 4, idEpiBalt1.1, whole genome shotgun sequence, the sequence ATTACTTGAGTGAATCCCAGTGCATTCGCGCCATGCGAAGTCCTGGAAAAGTAAATAGCGCTCCCAAAATACCGCAACCAATGGCAATAAAGAACTTAACGACGATTTTCGAAGCGGGGCcactagaaaataataaataaattagaagtaaatgttcaaaaaatgttGACTATTTCTTTAACTTAGAATATGTGTTGCTTCAAAAACGGAAGCACAATcgtcacaaaaattttaatcagggggtcattccgtaatttttaaaattataaaagcatAGGCGATAATCGTTTCACAGTTTGAAGCTATTTGAAATCAtgcctgattcaatatttcctaaacagcttatatcTATACATAAAATTATTCATATCCTTAGAAGTCGACTCGCAGTCGCTACTAAAGTCGATACTTTTTGGCTgtttaggtaattaaaaaaggtctgtttttgtgaatgtatttatttccaagtgattgatgaaaaacaaaagaataaacaCAACTTTATAGTAAGAACAAAACAACGTaagatttgtttattttgttctttaaaattattttagagcCCCCTCACACTCCAAGCTATCTATCGGTCGAAAGGTTAGTCGGTCTCTTAAgaccatattattcactagtttaaaaaatacatctggatgtaaacaatgtcaaacgtcaaaaataaatccaattccataatattcactacttaaatcaaatctcgttaaatccaaacaaatttaaactgctctctggaggtttgtttaactttataaatccagatgtaaaattaattttcacagtgtacagttgttttgtcaagtattttgtgaaggaaaaattaagataaatgtaaattatacaaaatttattgaaaaaccacatacatttttttttaattgaataatctgaacaaaaaattaaatccttggatttatgaaacttagatttaatggattggattCAAAATTAGGAGCCCAACCCTACTAAACTATCGtccgatagaaagtctgtagtgtaCGGGGACTCATATttcacacataaaaaaaaattggttcttcatttctctacaaaattttagtttgaTTTGACATTTTGCATTTGGCAAAATTCAAGAGATTTAAAAAGGATCGATTCTTCGGGGAAAAAGTAGCGAATTTATTTTCATTGGAATTCATTTAAGGAAAGAGTAGCGACTGCAAGTCGACTgcagatcgaatttttggttgtttggaaTTCGACATTTGTGgttgcctcttactcgggtgGTCAAGGTTCGCATCCCAAAattggaattgtttttttttttaatttcataaattttctttgaattcTTTCAAACAATATATAGGACTTCTGGTTATCGTAAAGTCGTGTATTTGGAAAACTGAAGCGAACTGAGTCACAACATCGCTATGATCGTATTCGATCGGAATAAAGTTGTGAACAATTATTTTCTCTAGCAACCGTTACGACCGACAAATcagataaacaaaataaaaaattaaaattcattgaatactttaaaatacaaattgaaaCCAGCTTTTTTCACATTCATGAATCAATTTGCATTGGTCTagtatacctacatatgtatatcaTTTAAAAAGGACTCGATgagtttttagtattttgttaTGGGCATAAGTCTGTACTTTGTACAGGAAAAGGGCCAAAGTGGTCTTATTTCCAGTACATTTTAAAagggaaattcaaaaatttttcaaaaaaaaaattgatggagttttaatttttgcatgTATGTTATTTGACTATTGCCGtgtataaatacaattttttgaccAGAAGGGTGGGGTTATCATTCtacaagttttgaaaaaaaaatgtatagtaaGTAACTTCATAAAAGTACCTACTTTGAACTTACAATAATAcaagaggaacaaaaaaaataaaagctaaatttttttttaaattccaaaacTTACGAAGAAGGAAGACCTTGTTCTGTGAGGAACTTGGATGCACTTTGATTAAAACTGGAATAAGCATCTTCCAAGCCTGTTTCTAACATACTTTCATCAACAATCAAAACAACCATTGCTACCAGAAGATACACAAGTCCGGCAACAATGCACATTGAACGTTCACCAATAGATTCATCAGTTTGAAAGTAAAGTACTGTCAACGAGGTAAGAAGTTTgctgaaaatataattaaacttttcaataaaaataataatcaaatgcAGTCCGAGTTTGGTGGCTACTTacaaagcaaagaaaacaacaagaaGGCACCAAACCATGCTAAGATTAACTTCTCCCTTCAACgggaaataataatgataaatcTGAAATGAATGAGAaagttgatgaaaaaaattaaaaccaaaaacaaaaatacttcaAATACCTCAGAAATAACATAGACAATACCGGCATACAGACTGAAATCCAGTAGCCATTGGTATTCCGTGAAATACCTTAAGTAAACCACTTCGTTCTGAGTGACCGGAGATGTTTCCAATTGAATATCGACTGAACGAGGCACATGAAATGTCGAGGCACTCTTTTCGGCGGCGGCATTTTGTTTGTAATGGTTGCCCTTGGATTTGGTAGGCTTTTCTTTGGGAACACCAGCTCGTGTTCTAAGTTCAGCATCGGTTGGATGGAGATATCGATACAAGCCCGTCGAACAGAGGATCCATTTAGCAAAGGAAAAGTGTGGAGTGAATTTCTGAATTACACTGACCATGACAAGAGTCAGTACTAATTGTGCCCCCAAAATTGCCTTGGTTttatagaaagaaaaattatttaatattttgtatgctgccctataaaaaaaattagtgtgtGGGCGAAGGAGGGAAGTGTGAATTAAAAACCACTTAgcataatttaaaattactttactCATCATTGAAAGTCAATTTATTcgattttgttgataaattagaACTTACCAttttgtgtatttatttttgtacgttaataaaatatgaattaaagtagtgattttttaatattttcattcattatttttaattaattcaaaaataaataagagctcGATTCACTTGCAAATCCTCCGggcgaaaaaagtaaaaatagttTCACTGACAGTTGACAGTAGATTGACAATCAGTATtgccagattaaaaaaaaatggtggttTGACGACGAAAGGGAATTAAGGTAAGGTCCGTATTCATCAGCTTCAAAttatgacttttcaaaaaatacactgatgtcgttttctttcactccaataagagtacccttttagtacttatttttgcacttttgaaggttttgtgttctttgacgccacaaaagtgtacaaaaaaaattactccggagtaattttagtactacggagtaccccggatttactccacatttttagtcagttttacaccgatttgcacacacacttatgaatttgaagtttgacattttaaaattttgtttgaaaattgaaaaatgcgaaaagtttttctttcaaactcttttgttattaacagaaaacaaccattatgaatatattttctactgtattatattccgtcagatatatttcttccattttttcgttaattcttcactttttccaaaataaaattgaaaaccgaataaaaaaaaattttccgctagtgttcttcatcaataaaaaaaagcctgtgccatataacaaaaaaatcccatttttttctacgttgatgggatatttttattttacaattataacacccttaggcccaatttattgactctccattaaacttaaatcgccattaaaaaagggaattttaaaattaaaaaccaatttcgtttaattcagtctcttttaaggatttttttgaagtttggcatcattaactaattgagcattaaatttaaaagtagttttagttaaaacaccaaattcgaccttttaagagggatttttagagctaatggaggttttaaacagaatttctatttattcactgtccattagtgtcaaatgtcatttcatttatttttttatttgaattattattttatttgaaaaatgtcaaatgagctaaagaattattaaaaagtccagactagaattttttgtaggtatacacacatgcatttgtaccataaaaaagaacaaaattcaaagaaattaatgcatttcttgtctacttcgcacagataatactagatctactagattatattctccacttcaaaactaatcatttttgagatgctgcataatacatacataacatacataacattgcaattgaagccatgagaagaagagatataaagcttacttctaaaccaatgacacgagatgaatgccgataacacttaaatttaagttgttatttgacaccgatggaaaaaattaaaaatttcacttaactccttcttcttctcatggtttcaattgtaggttgtagcattctttggttaccactggtatatcgttaatctcttgcattttctggcgttttcagctgcaaaatacttatgggtcatagttttttgatttttcttccaattcaaatctatttgatttgacaaaattgtagcttttgacagattatttttcaaacaaaataaaaaatccctaggatatttttaacagagttttaaatttaaagtttccattaaaagtaaggactttaactaatgaagagtgaattaaatgaatttttaatgatgtatacttaaaggcgacaatagtttaacgaggccgttaactaaagcgataaatttcaaaatttaatggaggctcaataaattggcccttagtgtgtcaattaggctgaaaaacCGATTAGAAGCATAAtaccgtgagtctccggtaaaatattttgttactcTTTTTGACGAGTCCCtttgattttgttctttttttttttgctgttctgctttattttatttcgtcggtTGCGGAATCTTTttcgtcggttgtgtattatttgcATGTATAgcaacgtttttaatttattcaaaagttttcgttgcacatagaccccgcacgggagttgtttttttttttggaattaaaatacatagtctgcttctacacgaagatgtagacgcacaagatgcacacaagagcaaaggagaaatcgatctttctctctctcttgttcttatgtgcatttcgtgcgtctacgtcttcctgtagaagtcgtcatacgaaaacaagaacaaaataaaaccaaagaaaataactcaaatttgcgtcttcaaaaaaataatacgcgTAGAAGCGCGTTacgcaccgaaacgaaaatcaagaGGAAATTGGAAGATGATTTCTGCGCCTTCCGTCTTCGTgtattatgcttcatatgttattaatattaatttttcttttcaattcataaaatgttttccctaggccctatttttttcaaggaaattatccatttttgccttgtcacacacacaattacataaaaaaaaattactctcattatgttctttcactccagaaaaaggagttaaaatttagagtactccttaatagagtgaaagaaaacgacatgagTTTACGCAACATcactttttttggagccaaaACATACATttgctgaataaaaaaaaatgtaagtgcgtttttttaatttgttgtaaaataacttttttttttcaatatcaataatgctcaaataaaaatattgatactattttttttttcaaaaaattgaaatttgcaataaatatttttgttttcaatttgcggtagaaaataaatgcattttaagaacattttattttttatttttgcaaaatttaaaaagtgtcACTCCTGTCCTTACTATATAATCACTCCGAAAAgaaatccaaaatttaaaaaaaaaatcatgtgtgcaattcacacgtggtagaagtttttcttgcaaaaaaaaagaaaaaatctaccttttgTTTATTCTATCACTTTTAAATCCATGTTATTTATATGaaaacctatattaattttatatcatctgaaagtctatacaacatctacaaaaagagctagatttttttttaaccaaatcacttttcatcaaaaaagcaaaaaaaaaaattaagaatactTCCTACACTGACTGGTGGCTAGTTATCGGCAACAGACCTCCACAGGTgtcttgaggtatttttcaagtttttcaatttaagattgtgtaacttgtagagcatttaccgttatgtgtgatatatcaaatgcaAGGTAATATTAACAGCATGCGtataaaagtcaaataaaatgtttgtgtgctctagatcaaaagatataacgtgttttgAAAGAGagcatctttttaccgttatctgaGGATATTGAAtacgaaattaattgaaattttgaacaattatagattatttaattacctatctatagtacaaatttcatttatctttcTATTGAAACgcctttttcgtttcatcttgtttcaaatcactacgatactaaagaagttttcactccaaaaatgagtgaatttttggagtgaattcttcgatactaaaatttttaaggaGTAAAAAGGGAGTGATTACCGATACATCTataccacagtacacataataaggtaatatattccgaaaaatgtcaaaatttgtttgtcaaaaaatgggcaccaatctgtcaggccggcctttaatttttatatttcaatcgcagtaaacaggaaatttgtttttgttttaaaggcttggccacaccagagggtatacggtagcggtacgggtagcggtaacggtacttgtatgaacaaaattccaaactgacacatcaacgttcagatgtggaatttttttaatacaaatatcgttaccgctacccgtaccgctacctcataccctccggtgtggccaagcctttaatttataaaatgtcatttgaaaaaattataaattgaaaaataacaaattttctgcgTGTTTCGTCTCGGAAAATAGTAAAtaactgttaaaaaattagttgtgtgcgtggtttttcggtttttgtgcgtttttcgtcggtaatttaaacaattaagaattacggtagttgacattggtcgccaaattgtcatgttttgacaatttggcgaccactgtcagttcggaatatattac encodes:
- the LOC129919811 gene encoding transmembrane protein 161B, whose amino-acid sequence is MAILGAQLVLTLVMVSVIQKFTPHFSFAKWILCSTGLYRYLHPTDAELRTRAGVPKEKPTKSKGNHYKQNAAAEKSASTFHVPRSVDIQLETSPVTQNEVVYLRYFTEYQWLLDFSLYAGIVYVISEIYHYYFPLKGEVNLSMVWCLLVVFFAFKLLTSLTVLYFQTDESIGERSMCIVAGLVYLLVAMVVLIVDESMLETGLEDAYSSFNQSASKFLTEQGLPSSGPASKIVVKFFIAIGCGILGALFTFPGLRMARMHWDSLKFCKEKRILQILLNISFILPFILVILWIRPISRNYLTVRVFEGMDKPLLQPEAFETIRLLLVVLTVLLRFALMPIYLQSYLNIAHDRIEDLRTEAGRITNLEYQKKISSIFYYLCVVTLQFAAPLIICLFLTLMYKSLGGFTWTGMFSPNLLQDECPDEDPAKLAVVKILEQIDGSGQGEDDQFNILESAQNIQVSWTSLKSVFTTEVFKGFLGFATWWSYFTLFATSSLGILYQSYFTKT